The Sinomicrobium kalidii region CATTTCTTTCCTGGCAAACGCGGCTTTTTGCTCATAAAGCTCTGCGGTGTACCTACCCAGAGGATACTGTTCCCGGTCAACAGGTTTAAAATCTTCTACTTCCCTTATGATATCGGCCAGTTGGCCGGAAGCGTCTTCTTCCTGTCCGGCGACAGGAAAAATTATTCCGGAAAGGAATAACTGACATAGCAGTCCCGGCAAAATTCTTTTTATCATAAACTTATAATTGCGGTTTACAGACCTGCCGTGGTTTTTTCTCTGTTGACCATGCGTAAAATTCCCAAAGGATTGTCGTTCTTTAATTCATCGGGCAACAGATTACCGGGCCAGTCCTGATAAGAGAATGGTCTTGCCCATCGTTTTATGGAATGTATTCCTACTGCCGTAAACCTGCTGTCTGTCGAGGCCGGGTAAGGGCCGCCGTGTTGCATGGACGGACATACTTCCACTCCTGTAGGGACACCATTACAGATCATTCTGCCCACACGGTTCTGCAATGCTTCCACTACACTACCGTTTTCCCTTAACTCTTCTTCTTCGCCGAGTATGGTTCCCGTAAGCTGCCCTTCGAGGTTTTTGATAACGGTGGTCATCTCTTCCTTATCTTCACATTGGATCACTACAGAAAAAGGACCGAACACTTCCTTGTGCAGGGTATTGTTTTCCAGGAATGTTTTGCCTTCAACAGTAATAATTTCCTGTTGTGCATAATTTGTTTTCACCGTTTTCTCATATTCTGCCACCACACATACTTCCGGCTGCCCTGAGACTTCTTCTTTCAGCCTGTTAAATGCTCCGTGAATGTTAGGATGAAGCATACAGGTAGGGGCGATCGCCGTTATTTTTTCTCCGAGTGTTTGTGTAAACTCCCTCAGTTCTGCCCCTTTTATACCGATGATCAATCCCGGGCTGGTACAGAATTGCCCCGTTCCGAGCATAATGGAACCGGCATACTGCTCTGCCCAAAACCCGGCTTTTTCCTTCAATGCTGAAGGTAAGGCCACCACCGGGTTTATACTTCCCATTTCGGCAAATACGGGTATGGGCTCTTCGCGCTTTGCGGCCAGGTCAAACAGTGCCCTGCCCCCTTTTATGCTCCCTGTAAAACCTACGGCTTTTACCCCGGGATGCTGCACGAGTTTGGTCCCTACTTCCACACCACTGCTGTTCAGGTTGGAAAACACACCTTCGGGCATTCCGGTTTTTTCTGCTGCCTTCACTATTGCCGAAGCCACCAGTTCACCTGTACCGGAATGCATGGGGTGACTTTTTACAATAACCGGACAACCCGCTGCCAATGCGCTGGCCGTATCTCCCCCTGCCGTAGAATACGCAAAAGGGAAATTGCTGGAACCGAATACCACTACAGCACCGAGCGGGATCAACATTTTCCGGAGATCAGGCTTCGGAGCGGGTTTTCGGTCGAGAATGCCCGTGTCGATAGTGGCCTCTGTCCAGGAGCCTTCAGCAACCAGTTCGGCAAAGGTGCGAAGTTGAAACAGTGTTCTCCCTCTTTCCCCTTCAGCCCTTCCTCTCGGTAAGCCGGACTCCTGCATATAGGTTTCCAGGAGCGGTTCGCCAAGGGCTTCCATTTCGTCGGCAATGGCATTTAAAAATTCTGCTTTCCGCTTTCCGGAAATATCCCTGTAACTTTCAAAAGCCCGTGATGCCAAACGGACCGCTTCGTCGATCTCTTCCGCTGAGGCCTCATGGAAAACCCAGGGATTTTCCGTGTTCAGTTCCGGGTTAAACGTTTTGTAAGTTATATCGGATGTTGATGACTGACCGTATCCTATGTAATTTTTTCCTGTTATCATTTTCAATGATTTTTTGATTTTACTGTTTGATACTGTACAAGTTTTGCCTCGTTCGGGGCCACACGGTTGTGTGCCTCAACATAAAGTTACAAATTTTTGTAGTCAGGAAGAACCGGCCTGGTCTTCAGGCTGTCTTCTATGACCTGCAATACGTGTTCGCGTTCTTCTCCTTCCAGGGGTAACCTCGGTGCGCGTACCTTTTCAGTACCTATTCCCGTAGCGACTTCGGCCAGTTTGATATTTTGTACCAGTTGCGGACTCAGGTCGAGCTCAAGCAATGGGGTAAACCAGCGGTATATCCTGTAGGCTTCCTCTATTTTTCCGGCCTTGGCCAGTTTGTATATAGCAACGGTTTCGCGAGGAAACGCGTCTACCAGCCCGGCTACCCAGCCATCGGCCCCTGCGATCAGGCTTTCCAATGCCAGGGGGTCTACCCCGCTGAGTACCTTTAACCGGTCTCCAAAACGGTTGATGATCCGGGTAACATTGGTCACATCCCGGGTAGATTCCTTTACCGCCTGGATGTTGTCCAGCTTCAGCAGCTCCTCAAACATATCAAGCGTAACTTCGATCTTGTAATCTACCGGGTTATTGTATATCATAATGGGAAGGGAAGTGCTTTTCGCTATTTCGCTGAAATAGGTCACGGTCTCCCTGTCCGTCGCCTTATAGCGCATGGGAGGCAATACCATTAATCCTTCGGCACCGTCCTTTTCTGCTTTATGGGCTACTTCTATTGCTTTTCTGGTCACCTGTTCGGCGATATTCACAATCACAGGGACCCGCCCTTTTGCAATATCCACGGTAGTACGGATAAGTTCTCCCTTTTCCTCATCGCTAAGCGTACTGGCTTCACCGAGCGTTCCTCCCAGGATGATACCGCTTACCCCTGCTTCGAGCTGGGCATTGATATTGACTTCAAAATTTTTCAGGTCCAGTTTATCGTCTTCTGTAAACTTGGTTGTTACGGCAGGCATAACACCTTTCCATTGTATAGCCATTCTGATCGTTTTTAAAAAAATAACATTATGTGGTTCAAAAGTAAGGGCTTCTATAAGCACGAAATAATCCAGAATTAGCAATTATTGATACTATATTAACTATTTCGAATAAAAACAATCAGCATTTGAGTAATATTTGCGTATTTTGACCATTCATTCCTTTATTAAGGAGTCATTTTTTTATTGTCGAATACAAATATAGATGCGAGTATTACCTTTTAAAATTCCCAAAACCAAGGAAGAATCCCTGATCTACCAGGAAGACTTCGAGAAGGTATTTTACGATAAACTACATCAGCACGAGGAGATACAGGTAAGCCTTATTGTATCGGGAGAAGGCAGTTTAATTGTGGGGGACAGTATTAATCAGTACAAGCCCGGCGATGTTCTGGTTATTGGTGAAAACCTCCCTCACGTGTTTAAAAGTGATAATTCCGCGGACCGGTATTCTTTTATGATCACCCTGTTTTTTACAACGGCTTCCTTCGGAAAGGACTTTTTTCACCTTCCGGAATTCGGTATTCTCGAAGAATTTTTCCGGTATTCGGAATACGGATTTAAGGTCCGCACGAAAAAAACGGCCTTAAAAAACCGGTTTCTGAAACTGAAAAAAGCCAATAAGTACAAGCGGTTTCAGTTATTTCTCGATATTTTACGCCTGCTGTCCAAAACGAAAAAACAAACTTTGTCTACTTTCATCTATCAAAAAAACTACACGGAAAACGAAGGGAAGCGTATGGGCGACCTGTTCGAATATGTCATGCAGAATTACGACGGGGTAATCACCCTGGATACTGCTGCCGATATTGCCAGCATGAGTAAAAATGCCTTTTGCAGGTATTTTAAACAACGAACCAATAAGACATTTTTCCAGTTCCTTATCGAGGTCCGGGTAGAGAACGCCTGTAAACTCCTCCTGAAAAACAGGGAACTCTCCATAGCCGACATTTCCGACCGCTGCGGGTTTCAGAATATTTCAAATTTTAACCGGAAATTCAAGGAGATCAAGGGGACCACCCCTTCGCAATACCGCAAGTTACAGGGACGTTAAATTCTCTTGCTGCCTTTTGGTGAGCCCTTTTACCACCAGGTCATAGGAATGATCGATAAGCTCCCGTATGAGTTCCGGGGGCAACTCACCATTCCCTATATCTACCGTATTCCAGTGCCTTTTGTTCATGTGGTAGCCGGGTTGGATACTGTCGTATTCCGCTCTTAATTCGTTAAGGCGTTCCGGATCGCATTTCAGGTTTACGGAACGGTCGCCTGCCTCCCACTTGTTTAATGAAGTAAGTGCAAACATCTTTCCCATAACTTTAAAAACAATAGTGTCCTCCCCGAAAGGGGCATCTTCGGTAGCCCCTTTTTTGTTCAGGCAATAATTTCTCAGTTCGTCTATGTTCATAGTTTATCTGGTTATTGAGTTATTGGGTTGCCCGGTTACTGAGAAAGGTTATTTACTTTGCCTGTTACAAACAATCCTTTCTCTCTTAAATAGGCCGATAATCTATTCTCTATCCTCCTCACCGTCCTCAATCAACTCTTTATCAACTTCTTTTATTTCGAGGGCGGAATAGTCCAGCTTCCACCCTATTGTCTGCACAATGGTTTCTATCAGTAAAACGGCTTCCAGAACTTCCTTCCGGGCAGTTTCCATCAGGCCGCTCTCGGGAATTTTGTCGAGAATGTGCTGCTTTGCTTCCTTGTTCAGTTCCGTAAGGTCCGTCGAGGCAAACCTGTTGAACAGTCCGTTTTTCACATCGTAATATTTCAGGTCGGGTTCGATGGACAACACCTGTGGCTGCGGGAAATCAGTGAGAACAATCCGTTTTTTCTGGTTGTCGGCACGCATTTTCACTTTTCGGAGGTCAAACCCTACATGCACTTTGGCATTGATGATTATCAGCGCCTTTTTCCTGCTGGAAACAAGGCTTAAAAAACGTTCCCGGGTATTTTCATAATGGTATATTTCGGCAAAATCGCCTTCTACGGTTACCAGTTTGCACACCCTCCTTATCTTTTCCAGTAAGACCACTGATTGTTTCTGCGTGAGCTGCCTGTTTTGCCTTCTTTTGAGATAGGTATACAACCAGTATGTAACTATAACGCCCAGTACAAGGCCTATCAATAAAGTAATAACGTCGTTCATATCAGCTTTAATTACTCCTTTCCTATGGTTCCCAGATGCGTATGTTTAAAAGAATCCCCGTATTTCAGTCCGTATCCCAGCATACGGTCAAAGCTGGAATGTGCAAACAGTATAGTCCCGATCATCTGCATTAGTTCCGCATGTACAAAAAAACCGAGCAAATATATGACTATGGCAATACCTTTATGATGAAAAATATTGTAGGTTACCGCTCCTGTTCTGGTGTTCCAAATATATCCGACCATACCGATATCGGGCGCAAAAAACAGGCCGGCAAACCACCACCAGGAATAATCCAGCCCGCTGAAAAGGAAAATGCCCAGGGCCAGCATTAGAAGTTCTTCTAACTGTAATGTTCGTTTCATACTACCATACTTTATAGAGCACAGGTTTACTGGGGGAAGCATCATTCACAAAAGATGCTATCTGTAAATTTAACAAATATGTTCCATCTGCTACCGAATCCGGGACAAAAATAAATTCCGTAATGGTCGCATCCAGCCTTATCCGGCCATCTACATCCCAGAAAGCTTTGTGTGCCAATAATTTTCCTTCATCCTTTTCCCTGTCTACCGACGGAAGGTCTGTCAAAAGATGTTTTATCCCCGATTCCCGGAGATAAACGGTAACCGCTTCCTCCAGATAGGGAGGATTGGTATGCGAATATTTTCTGGTTAGTTTGCTCCTATCGTTGGGCAATGTACGGATGATCACTGCTTCGGGAGTTTTTCCATTCAATAGATGCACTAGCTGTTTTTTGGAAATTACCAGATCTTCCCCCTGGGATTCCGGTTGTACGGAGATCACTTCTGCCATAAAGAAAAACTGTTGCAATACGTCATTGACATTGTAAAACTCCCTGGTAATATGCCCCGCACATTCGGTGTGCGTACCATGTGCATGGGGATTGAATCGGATATTATTGAAATTGGTCGAAGCTCCCGAAGCCACACTTCCCGTCCAGTCGCCCGACCGAACGGGCGTAATTTCCGGCGCTCCGAGATACCACGCCACGGGATTGTCTTCCGATGCGCGTAAAGGGATGGAAATGTCCAGAGGTTGACTCAGGTTTGCCTTATATATTTTATCCTGATAGTGTATTGTAGTTTGCATATTGCAATTTAGGTATAATGCGGGAATTGACGAGAGAATATCCTTAACACACCCCAAAAGGGATATTTTTTTGCCGGTTACCGCCAAAACCTATAGTTTTACTCTTCCGTAAAATTGTATCCTGATGACCATGCGTAAAATAGTCCTGACCTGTTCTCTTTTTCTTTTACTTTTTATCTGTATCCCTGTGTTTGCCCAGGACGTACATCCGGATGCGACCATCATACAGCAGCATGTGAATTTCCTCGCCGCAGACAAAATGAAAGGGCGTGGCACAGGCAGCAGGGGACTGAAAAAAGCGGCCCGGTATATCGAGCGCCGGTTCAAAAAATACGGACTCACCCCGGCAGGAACCCGGAAATTCAAACAGCCCTTTACTGCAAAGGTGAAAAAAGTGGTCGTTAAGGACAGCATACGAAAGGCCAATAACATTATCGGTTTTCTGGATAACGGTGCTCCCTACACTATTGTTATAGGTGCGCATTACGATCACCTGGGCACGGGGAAACAGGGCAGTTCCAAACACCCGCAACCCGAAGGGCTCATTCACAACGGTGCGGACGACAACGCATCAGGAGTTGCAGGTCTGCTGGAACTGGCCCGTTATTTTTCCGGTAACGGGGAAACCGAAGCGTACAATTTTCTGTTTATCGCCTTTTCTGCAGAAGAACTGGGACTTTTGGGCTCAAGATATTTTACGGAACATCCGGTCATCCTGCTGGAAAACATTCACTTTATGCTGAACATGGATATGATAGGCCGTTACAACCCGGAACGGGGGATCGGAATAGGAGGATACGGTACCAGCAGTAAATGGCCGGCAATTTTTGAAGGCGTAAAAGCCGGAGTCAAATTCTTCACGGATAATGCCGGAAGCGGTGGCTCCGATCACGGTTCTTTTTACGCAAAGCAAATTCCGGTCCTGTTTTTCCACACCGGCGGCCATCCGGACTATCACATGCCTTCGGACGATGCCGACAAAGTCAACGCCGAAGCCGAAGCAAAGAT contains the following coding sequences:
- a CDS encoding DUF4260 domain-containing protein, whose amino-acid sequence is MKRTLQLEELLMLALGIFLFSGLDYSWWWFAGLFFAPDIGMVGYIWNTRTGAVTYNIFHHKGIAIVIYLLGFFVHAELMQMIGTILFAHSSFDRMLGYGLKYGDSFKHTHLGTIGKE
- a CDS encoding cyclase family protein — encoded protein: MQTTIHYQDKIYKANLSQPLDISIPLRASEDNPVAWYLGAPEITPVRSGDWTGSVASGASTNFNNIRFNPHAHGTHTECAGHITREFYNVNDVLQQFFFMAEVISVQPESQGEDLVISKKQLVHLLNGKTPEAVIIRTLPNDRSKLTRKYSHTNPPYLEEAVTVYLRESGIKHLLTDLPSVDREKDEGKLLAHKAFWDVDGRIRLDATITEFIFVPDSVADGTYLLNLQIASFVNDASPSKPVLYKVW
- a CDS encoding MmcQ/YjbR family DNA-binding protein encodes the protein MNIDELRNYCLNKKGATEDAPFGEDTIVFKVMGKMFALTSLNKWEAGDRSVNLKCDPERLNELRAEYDSIQPGYHMNKRHWNTVDIGNGELPPELIRELIDHSYDLVVKGLTKRQQENLTSL
- a CDS encoding M20/M25/M40 family metallo-hydrolase, which gives rise to MTMRKIVLTCSLFLLLFICIPVFAQDVHPDATIIQQHVNFLAADKMKGRGTGSRGLKKAARYIERRFKKYGLTPAGTRKFKQPFTAKVKKVVVKDSIRKANNIIGFLDNGAPYTIVIGAHYDHLGTGKQGSSKHPQPEGLIHNGADDNASGVAGLLELARYFSGNGETEAYNFLFIAFSAEELGLLGSRYFTEHPVILLENIHFMLNMDMIGRYNPERGIGIGGYGTSSKWPAIFEGVKAGVKFFTDNAGSGGSDHGSFYAKQIPVLFFHTGGHPDYHMPSDDADKVNAEAEAKIIALEIQLIENAMEQEKLPFTEVKN
- a CDS encoding AraC family transcriptional regulator, which produces MRVLPFKIPKTKEESLIYQEDFEKVFYDKLHQHEEIQVSLIVSGEGSLIVGDSINQYKPGDVLVIGENLPHVFKSDNSADRYSFMITLFFTTASFGKDFFHLPEFGILEEFFRYSEYGFKVRTKKTALKNRFLKLKKANKYKRFQLFLDILRLLSKTKKQTLSTFIYQKNYTENEGKRMGDLFEYVMQNYDGVITLDTAADIASMSKNAFCRYFKQRTNKTFFQFLIEVRVENACKLLLKNRELSIADISDRCGFQNISNFNRKFKEIKGTTPSQYRKLQGR
- a CDS encoding aldehyde dehydrogenase (NADP(+)), whose product is MITGKNYIGYGQSSTSDITYKTFNPELNTENPWVFHEASAEEIDEAVRLASRAFESYRDISGKRKAEFLNAIADEMEALGEPLLETYMQESGLPRGRAEGERGRTLFQLRTFAELVAEGSWTEATIDTGILDRKPAPKPDLRKMLIPLGAVVVFGSSNFPFAYSTAGGDTASALAAGCPVIVKSHPMHSGTGELVASAIVKAAEKTGMPEGVFSNLNSSGVEVGTKLVQHPGVKAVGFTGSIKGGRALFDLAAKREEPIPVFAEMGSINPVVALPSALKEKAGFWAEQYAGSIMLGTGQFCTSPGLIIGIKGAELREFTQTLGEKITAIAPTCMLHPNIHGAFNRLKEEVSGQPEVCVVAEYEKTVKTNYAQQEIITVEGKTFLENNTLHKEVFGPFSVVIQCEDKEEMTTVIKNLEGQLTGTILGEEEELRENGSVVEALQNRVGRMICNGVPTGVEVCPSMQHGGPYPASTDSRFTAVGIHSIKRWARPFSYQDWPGNLLPDELKNDNPLGILRMVNREKTTAGL
- a CDS encoding DUF4230 domain-containing protein, yielding MNDVITLLIGLVLGVIVTYWLYTYLKRRQNRQLTQKQSVVLLEKIRRVCKLVTVEGDFAEIYHYENTRERFLSLVSSRKKALIIINAKVHVGFDLRKVKMRADNQKKRIVLTDFPQPQVLSIEPDLKYYDVKNGLFNRFASTDLTELNKEAKQHILDKIPESGLMETARKEVLEAVLLIETIVQTIGWKLDYSALEIKEVDKELIEDGEEDRE
- a CDS encoding dihydrodipicolinate synthase family protein, translating into MAIQWKGVMPAVTTKFTEDDKLDLKNFEVNINAQLEAGVSGIILGGTLGEASTLSDEEKGELIRTTVDIAKGRVPVIVNIAEQVTRKAIEVAHKAEKDGAEGLMVLPPMRYKATDRETVTYFSEIAKSTSLPIMIYNNPVDYKIEVTLDMFEELLKLDNIQAVKESTRDVTNVTRIINRFGDRLKVLSGVDPLALESLIAGADGWVAGLVDAFPRETVAIYKLAKAGKIEEAYRIYRWFTPLLELDLSPQLVQNIKLAEVATGIGTEKVRAPRLPLEGEEREHVLQVIEDSLKTRPVLPDYKNL